The segment AGCGAACCTGATCTTCCCCTCGTATAAGTTATCAGATACTTTAGTAAGGTTCAGCTCACGAATACCTTTCCAATACTTAGGCATGGAATTTACATCCTTAACTATGTCAAGTACCAGATCGTGAATTTCGGGTTGAAAGCCTTTAGTTATGGAGAACTTGATCATGGGATATATAAATGAAGCAATTATTTAAATATGAAAATTCCTACCCTTACGTGAGGTTGAACTAACTTTCGATGATAGGCGTTAAGTGGTCAGCTCTGATCTCTCATCTTCCTTGTCACCTCACTCTCTATTTCCTTAGGATCACCGGACTTCCTCCTCGTCAATTCCTCAGTAGCCTCTAATAGATCCGTTCTCCTGGTTTGCTCGGCAATTTGTCTAAGCTTCTCAAGTTTCTTAGTAGCTTCAACTAGATTAAGCTCACCTACATCCCTAGAGTAATCTCTCAACGTTTTAAGGTACTCGTATTCCATTATTATGTCCTTATTTACCCCATTAAAGAAATCCTCCTGATCCTTTGCCGTAGTTAGAGAGTACTCTATGGTTTTCGAATTGCTTCCGTTCTCATCCTCGTAGCTCACTTTTATAGTCATGAATTTACCTTGATATCCCTTAGGTATCACTGTCTCTCCTAAGATTTTAACTATACCTTCCACTGCGTTTATCTTTATAGGAACATCGTTGTAGTTTAACAGCTTCACGGCGGACTCTGAGATAATGTCTACCGTTACGTTTTTTGCGGCGACTGAAGATTTCGCTAGCTTCGGCATTTTTTCCACTATCTCCTTAGGGTCCTTTATATGGTAGAAAAACCCATTACCCTTTTCTGAAATTAAGGATAGGATCTTCTCGTTGTAGTCCTGACCTATCCCAAAGGATATGACTTGGACGTTGTGCGGGAGACTCAACCCTTGGTAGACTGGGAGGCATCTTTCCAGATCAAACTTTCGAGATAACCCGTGCGTACACCCTCTATCGGTTGGCACGCCATCAGTGAGGAGTATGAAATAGGAAGGTTGACGATATCTCTCTGCTAGTTTGGACGCCTCCTCTAACGCCTTATAGAGAGACGTGCCACTTCCAGCTTTTATTTCGTCGATATCAATTAAGTGGGACTGAGAGTGCTCCTTTAGAATTGACACCTTCTCGTCAAAAGCTAACAGCGAAAAGTAACTTTCTTGAGGAAGGCTAGAAACGAGTTCGTTAGCCCCTTCCTTAGCCATCTGAAGCTTCTCTCCCTTCATTGATAAGCTTTTGTCTAAGAGTATTATGTAGTGAAAGTCCTTGGGTTCGAACCTAGACTCAGGAACTAGTAAGATCCTAAACTTAGCGCTTACGTCCAGGTTGAAGCTCTTTAAGTGACTCGCATTGAACGTTATTGATATTGTCATAATTCTATAAATATACTAATAGCGTTTAAGTCTTGCTAACTGATTTGGTATTCTAACTCAGGTTAAAATTATAAAGCATAATATCTAGAAACATGAGATAGTATTTTATGAAAATTAAAAGTAAAAAGAGATTATTTATAAAAAATGATTTCATTGAGAAAATCTTTTA is part of the Metallosphaera cuprina Ar-4 genome and harbors:
- a CDS encoding VWA domain-containing protein, which encodes MTISITFNASHLKSFNLDVSAKFRILLVPESRFEPKDFHYIILLDKSLSMKGEKLQMAKEGANELVSSLPQESYFSLLAFDEKVSILKEHSQSHLIDIDEIKAGSGTSLYKALEEASKLAERYRQPSYFILLTDGVPTDRGCTHGLSRKFDLERCLPVYQGLSLPHNVQVISFGIGQDYNEKILSLISEKGNGFFYHIKDPKEIVEKMPKLAKSSVAAKNVTVDIISESAVKLLNYNDVPIKINAVEGIVKILGETVIPKGYQGKFMTIKVSYEDENGSNSKTIEYSLTTAKDQEDFFNGVNKDIIMEYEYLKTLRDYSRDVGELNLVEATKKLEKLRQIAEQTRRTDLLEATEELTRRKSGDPKEIESEVTRKMRDQS